In Verrucomicrobiota bacterium, the genomic window CTGCATTCTCGCCTGGAACGAATTCACCACCGATCAGCCCGAGTGGCGATGGCTCGCGAAGGATCCGATTCCCGGCTTTCCCGGCATTTCCGCCCGTGACTTTCGCGACGCCCGCGCGCGCGGCATGGGCGGAAGCGCGACCGATCCGTTCTGTTCCTGCGGCGAGGAGAATCTGCTGGGCTACCCTGGCGACCCGTATTCGACCGAGAACATTCTCATCCACGAGCTGGCCCATAACATCCACTTGCGCGGCATGGCGAATGTGGATCCGGGTTTCGACGCGCGCGTGAAGGCCGCATACGACGCGGCGATGAAGGCGGGGTTGTGGAAGGGGAAATACGCGTCGGTGAATCATCACGAGTATTTCGCCGAGGGCGTCCAGAGCTGGTTCGACGACAACCGTGAGAACGACCACGACCACAACCACGTCAACACCCGCGCCGAATTGCTCGAATACGACGCCGGTCTCGCCGCGTTGTGTCGCGAGGTTTTTGGCGACACGGTGTTGAAGTACACCAAGCCTGCGACACGCCTCCGAGATCACTTGGAAGGTTACGATCCAACGAAAGCGCCGAAGTTCGAGTGGCCGGAGCGGCTGCAACAGGCGAAGGCCGCCATCCGCCGCCAGGCCGAGGAACGTTCGCGAACGGGCGCGACGGTGTCACCACGTGCTCAAACTGCCACCAACGATCCCTCGCTGCTGACCGTGGAACGGATTTTTGCCGCCGGTGAGTTCCGCGAAGAAAAGCCCGCGTCGATACGTTGGAGTCGGCGCACGTCCGATTACTTCACACTGGAAGCTCCGGCGGCGGCCGGCCCGGGCCGTGATCTCCTGCGCAACGACCCGGCCACCGGCCGGAAGGCAGTGGTTGTGCCGGCCGGCGCTTTTATCCCGGAGGGGCGGACGCGACCGCTGTCGATCGAGGCGTTCGAGTTTTCGGCGGATGAATCAAAGCTGTTGCTTCACACTGATAGCCAGCGCGTCTGGCGGCGGAACACGCGCGGTGATTACTGGGTGTTGGACGTCGCCACGCGCGCGTTGCGCCGGCTCGGCGGGGATGCCGCGCCGTCCACGCTCATGTTCGCCAAGTTTTCGCCCGACGGCTCGCGGGTGACGTACGTGCGCGAGAACAATCTTTACGTCCAGGAACTGCGCCGGATGCGGATCACGGCCCTGACCAGCGACGGCTCGGCCACGCGCATCAATGGCACTTCAGACTGGGTGAACGAGGAGGAACTGGACATTCGCGACGGCTTTCGCTGGAGCCCGGACGGTCGCTCGATCGCTTTCTGGCAGTTCGATCTCAGCGGCGTGCGTCAGTTTCATCTCATCGACAACACGGCGGGCAACTATCCGAAGATCACTTCCTTTCCCTATCCCAAGGTCGGCGAGACGAACTCCGCCACGCGACTGGGCGTGGTCGCTGCCACCGGAAGCAAAGCGCGCTGGCTACAAATCCCGGGCGATCCGCGCGAACATTACCTGCCGCACCTCGAATGGACGCCCGACGGCGCGCACCTCGTCCTTCAGCAGTTCAATCGCCTCCAAAACACGAATCTCGTGATGGTCGCCAATCCCAAGACCGGCGCGACGCGCGTGGCCCTGCGGGAGACGGACCCCGCGTGGGTGGATAATCTGAACCCGTTTCGTTGGACGGGTTCCGCGGGAAGTTTTGTCTGGCTAAGCGAACGCGACGGCTGGCGGCACGCGTATCTCGCGGGCTTGAACGGGCAAGGTTTTTCGCGGATTACGGGCGGCAGCTTCGACGTAATCGAGACCGAGGCACTCGATGACACTGGTGGCTGGCTTTACTACGCCGCCTCTCCGGAAAATCCCACCCAGCGTTATCTCTTCCGCACCCGATTGACCGGCGGCCCGGCGGAGCGCCTCACGCCTGAGGGCCAGCCCGGTTGGCACACCTACGACCTTTCGCCGGATTGCCAGTGGGCCGTGCATACTTATTCCACTTTCACCACGCCACCGGTGGTGGAACTCGTCAGCCTGCCCGATCACAAGGTGGCGCGGGTGCTGGCGGACAACCGGACGCTGCGCGAGAAATTGTCCGCGCTGAAGAAGCCCTCGACGGAGTTTTTGAAGATCGACATCGGAGAAAATGTTTCGCTGGATGCCTGGCGCATTCGCCCGCCGGAACTGGATCCGGTCGGCAAACATCCGTTGTTCATTTACGTCTATGGCGAACCGGCCGGGGCGACCGTGAAGGATTCGTGGAGTGGGCGCACCACGTTGTGGCACTGGATGCTCGCGCAGCAGGGCTACCTCGTGGCCAGTGTGGACAATCGCGGCACGGCCACGCCACGCGGACGCGACTGGCGACGCAGTGTGCATCGCCAAATCGGGATCCTCGCGACCCTCGACCAGGCCGCCGCTGTGCGCTCCATGCTCCAACGATGGCCGGAGGCGGATGCCAGGCGCGTGGGCGTCTGGGGCTGGAGCGGCGGCGGCAGCATGAGTCTGAACGCCATTTTCCGTTACCCGGATTTGTATTCCACCGCCATCGCCGTCGCCCCGAACGCGAACCAGCTTCTTTACGACACCATTTATCAGGAGCGTTATATGGGATTGCCCGGCGACAACGCTGAGGGCTATCGCGACGGTTCGCCGCTGACGCACGCGCGGCATTTGCGAGGCAGCTTGCTCGTCGTTCACGGCACGGGCGACGACAACGGGCACTATCAGGGCACGGAGATGTTGATGAACGAACTCATTGCGCGGAACAAGCCGTTCACCGTCCTGCCGTATCCGAACCGCTCGCACGGCATTTCCGAAGGCGCCAACACCGTCCGGCACTTTTACGGCACGCTCACGCGCTACTTGCACGAGCATTTGCCCGTTGGTGGACTCACGGATTTGCGACAGAAAGAAGTGGGCAGAAAGAATTGAGCATGAAGAGAAAGAATTTTTTTTCTGCCCCCTTCTTTCTGTCAGCTCTTCATCTGCGCCATGACGAGTGCGATGCTGCACACGCAGCCGCCGTTCGTCGCCGGGATCGAACGCGGGGAACGGAGAAGTTCGCGGGTGCCGTGCTCGTGAGCGAGTTGGGCTGCACCGCGTGCCATCCCAGTGGACAGAATGCGTTTGCGGCGAAGCGGTGCCGGACGTCTTTGCAGTGAACTGGAAAGTCGAGCCGCGCTTCGTGGACGAGTTCATCTCCCCCGGCGTAACCAACACGGCAGTAGAAGCGCGTGTGACGCTCGCCAGCGGACTGTCCAACAGCAAACACACGCTGGAAATTTCCGGCAGCGAAGCCACGCCCATCGCGGTCATCCGCGTGTATCGGCCGGGGTTGGCTCAAGCGGGTCTTCGCTGTAAGTAAGTAAGCGTGAGATCTCACTTCAGAACGTATCGTCCGGTTTTCAGCGTGCCCACGCGTTTGACCAACCCGGCTTTCACCAGCGGCCGCAGCAAATCCATCGCGCCTTGCTTCGATACCTTCAGCGCGGCCCAGAGTTCCGACGGCGTCAGGCCGCCGCGCTGGCCGAGCAGTTTCAGCAACTGCTCCTGGCGCGGACGCAGCACCAGCTTCGCCCGCGCCGATGTCACCGAGAGCTGACCCATCCGCTCCCATACCCGCTCCAGCGTTTGCTGCAATCCCTCGGCGCAATACTCCAGCCACGACGTCAGGTCGTCCCCCTCGCGCCGCACCGCGTCCAACGCAGCGTAATAGCGCGGGCGATCCTCCCAGTAGAACTCGTCCACCGCGAACAGGTGATGCGAATCAAACCCGCGCCGATAAAGCTCCCATAGCGCCAGCGCGCGTCCTGTGCGCCCGTTACCGTCGGCAAACGGATGGATGGCCTCGAACTGGTAATGCACAATCGCCGAGCTCAACACCGGCGAAATCCCCGGCGCGTCCTTGTTCCACCATTCCAGCAGCTCGAACATCAGGCCCGACACCTCCTCCGGAGACGGTGGCACAAACTGCCCCACCCGCACCCGCATCGTCCGGTAACGGCCCGCCTCGCCTTGGTCCATCACCGCGCCCGCGATGATGGCGTGCAGACGGAAGATGTCCTCGTGGGTCAACCGCTTCTTGCCCGCCTGCTTCTCGACATGCCGCAGCGCGGCGAAGTAGTTGAGAACTTCGCGACGTGCCCGCGCCGGCGCGGCCACCGTCGCTCCCTCTTCCAGCGCGCGGACCTCCTCCAGCGTCAGCGGATTGCCCTCGATGGCCGTCGAACTGTGGGTGTTGCGCGCCCGTGTGTCCTTTTGCAGCGTCGGAATCCACGGCACTTGCACCGTGGCGTTCTGGATGCGCTCCCGCAGCGCGGCGATGCCCTCCACCCGCGCCAGCAGGCCCGTGGTGATGGTGAACTGCGGCTGGTAGCTCATGCGGAACAGACTGCTGACAAGTCAACCGTCAGTCAAGCATCGGTCAAGTATGGGTCAAGTGTTCATGTCCGGTTCCGCCGTGCGCGAGACGCAACTCTTCAACCTCAAGGACAACCCGGACGAACTCCTCGCCGAACACCACGACCCGGAAGTGGTGGCCTTGACCGGCGTGCAACCCGGAAAAGAACAGGTGAATCTCGCCCCTGACCCGCGCCACGCCGCGAAGCTTGCGGAAATGCAGGGCCTGCTGCTTGCGGAGATGCGCCGCCTCAACGACCCGTGGCGGCTGTGGAACCAGCCCGCTGATGCCCTCACCCCGCCGCCCGACGCGCCCGCCCAGAAAAAGACGGGCAAAAAGAAGAAGAACGAAAAGTGACGGAGCCGGGGCGCCGCACGGCTGATGCGGCCTCACACCCTGTGCAGGCAGGGCGCGTCAAAGCCGGTCAGCCACATGTCCCGCACGATCACGACGCCCAGCGGTGCAAACGCTTCCACATTTCGCGGAGTTGGGTGTCGCGTTTTTGGAAATCGGGGCAGTGATGGCGGACGAGTTGCCAGAAATGTTGTGAGTGGTTCATCTCGGACAAATGGCAAAGCTCATGGACGATGACGTAATCCACGAGTTCCGACGGCAGGAAAAGGAGTTTGGCGTTTAGGGAAATCGTCCTGTGCCGGGAGCAACTGGCCCAGCGCGTCTTTTGCTTTTTCACCATCAGGCGCTTTAAGCGCAAACCGGTGCGTCGGCTCAATTCTTCAAGGCGAGGGACAAGATGCTTGCGCGTTTCACGCATGAGCCAGCGGTTCAAGGCGGCGCGACAGCGGCGCTCGTCAGCAACTTTCCCAAAGACGAGCAGCGTTGACGGCCCAATCTCCCGCACCGCGACCCACGGCACGTCTGTCTCGCGTTGCAGGACGTGCCAGTCGAGGCCGATGGCGGCGAGCTTGATTTCCGTGGGCAACCGCCACACCGGTTCGGGTTCAAAGAATTTCCGGCGCGACTCGGCCTGTTCCATCGCGGATCGAATCCAATGCTTCTTGCGCGCAAGCAGGGCGGGAATTTTTGCGCTGTCGTAGCCACGCGGCACAACGACCTCCAGCCCGCGCTGCATGGTGACACGCAGGCGGATATTTCGAGCGCGTGGACTGACGCGCAGATGATACTGGAATAAGGCTTCGGTCATTCGCTTTGGGCGCGATAGTTTTTCCGGCGGAGCAATTTGATGCAACGATCCACGAAGTCCTTGTCCGTGCGATGCAACCCGTCAGCGGCAAACTGCTTTGCCAAAATCTTGGTGAACTCGCGGAACAAATCCTTGGCGACGGCTTGGGCGGTGTTGAGCGTCGGGTTGCCTTGGCCACAGAGTTGAGGCTGGACGAGGCCCTCCTGCTTGTAGATGGCAAGGAAGCGCACTTCGGCTATGCGACCTTGTCGGCGTAAAGATATTTCTGGAAGCCAGCGAACACTTTTCCAATCTCCGCCGGTTGGCCTAGATCGGACACGGCATCGGCGATGGCGTGATACTTGAGTCGCAGCAAGGGCGTGAGCTTCTCCTGGTCCAGTTCCTCAACGCCCACGGTGACATAGTGCTGGAGCACGAAGTCGAGAAATGCCTGCTGCTTCGCGTTGAATTGCGTGTTGATATAGACGCGCGCATGCGCGGCGCGGACCTCCCGTGTGAGCGGCGCTTTGGAATACGCCACATGAGCCAGCACGTCGAACAGGTCGCTGGCCTCGGCGTCAATGATCTTCTGCATCTCGACCAGTTGCTCCTGGCCGAAGCCCCTTTCGGCAAGGCCCAGCAACAGCTTCTTGCGTGTGTCCGGCGCGCTCCAGATGGCGCGCAGTTCCTCTTCGTTGTGGAAGAACTCCGGCAGCTTGCCGAAGAGCATTTCCATGAACTGCTGCGACGTCATCGGCGTGCCATCCGGATGCCAGAAGCTCGTGCAGGTCATGTGCTGGATGTTGCGCTCCTTGCCGTCGGCCAGTTTCACCTTGGCCTTCTTCCGGCACACGCACGGACGCTGACCGCACTTGGGACAAGGCTCTTTCGGACATACGCACGGTGACTGGCCGCAGACCTCGCATGGGCCGGGCGGCGGTTTCACGCAGACGCACGGCGACTGGCCGCAGGTGGCGCACGGCTCCGTCGGATCGGGTTCCAGCGGTTCGCCATCCCACTCGGGGTCGAGGAAGTGTTGGTGCGCCTTCACGAAGTCGTAGATCGTGAAGAAATCCTTCCCGTCGAAGAGCCGTGTGCCGCGCCCGATGATCTGCTTGAACTCGATCATCGAATTCACCGGTCGCATCAGCACGATGTTGCGGATGTTGCGGGCGTCCACGCCGGTCGAGAGTTTCTGCGACGTGGTCAGTATGGTCGGGATGGTCTTTTCGTTGTCCTGGAAGTCGCGCAGGTGTTGCTCGCCGATCTCGCCGTCGTTGGCCGTGACGCGCTGGCAGTAGTTGGGATCGCTGCTGCGCTTCATCTGGTTGATCAAGTCGCGCATCAGCAGGGCGTGCGATTGCGTGGCGCAGAACACCAGCGTCTTTTCGTTCTGGTCGATCTGCGACATGAAGATTTCCACCCGCTTGCGCTCGCGCTCGCGGATTTCGATGTTCCGGTTGAAGTCGGCCTCCTCGTAGAGCTTGCCCGCCTCGACTTGGCCTTCCACCACCGTGTCGTCGGGCGTGTAATAGTATGTGTCCAGCGTGGTCTGGATTTGCTTCACCTTGAACGGCGTCAGGTAGCCGTCGTTGATGCCGTCCTTGAGCGAGTAGATGAACACCGGCTCGCCGAAATACCGGTAGGTGTCCACGTTGTCCTTCCGCTTCGGCGTGGCCGTCAGGCCGAGCTGCACGGCGGGTGCGAAATACTCCATGATGCCGCGCCAGTTGCTTTCATCGTTCGCGCCGCCGCGATGGCACTCGTCGATGATGATGAAATCGAAAAAGTCCGGCGGATACTCCCCGAAGTAGCCTTCGACAGGCTCAGGCACCGACGCAGCCCGAGAAAGTCGCTGTAGTTCCCGCACCTCACCTTTGATCAACGCGAGTTTTTTGGCGCGACTCCAACCCTGAACCTGCTTCTCGCGTGCAAAGGCCTGATCGATACGATCAAACGTCTCGTAGTAGATGAGTTTTACTGGCAGGCGTGCGCCCGCATGTTCAGCGCCTTCGCCGGCTTTGTGTTGCTCCAATCGCAAGCGCAGGTCTCTGGTGCTTCCCGTGTAGAAGCTCCCGTCCGCGCACACTAGCACATACATGTAGCCGTAGGCGTCACGGATGTCAGTGACCTCTGGAAGAGTGTCTAGGTGGGAGTCTCCCTCGGTGGCTGAGCCTGCCGAAGCCATGAAAGTCTGGAAGATGGTGAAGAACAGGCTGCCGTTCTTCGGAACTTTGCCCTTCTTGCGGATGTCCTCCGGCTTGATGCGCACCATCGCATCTTCGGGGAACGACGAGAACGCATTGTAAGCCTGATTCGCCAGAATGTTGCGGTCGGCGAGAAAGAGAATGCGCGGCCTCCGTGTCGGCTCGCCCGACAGATTCCAGCGCGAGTGAAACAGCTTCCACGCGATCTGAAACGCGATGAACGTCTTGCCCGTGCCGGTGGCCAGGGTGAGCAGGATGCGATTGCGCTTGGCGACGATGGCCTGCAAGACGCGTTCGATGGCGACGTCCTGGTAATACCGGCCCGGATGGGAGCCGCCCTTGTCCTCGTAGGGCACGGTGGCGAAACGATCCCGCCACGCATCCTGTTTGGCGAAGGTGAAACTCCACAGTTCATCCGGCGAGGGGAAGCACGGGATTTCCCCCTCCGCGCCGGTGTCCATGTCAATGCGGTAGATGCCATGGCCGTTCGTGGCGAGCGCATAGCGCACCGCCAGCTTGCCCGCGTAATCCTTAGCCTGCCCGACGCCCTCCGTGACTTGCTCCGTGTCCGCTTTGGCCTCCACCACAGCGAGCTTGGTGTTGCGGTATTCGAGCACGTAGTCTGCCTTCAGCGGCTTGGCCCGGCGCCCGCGGCCCTCGATGCGCCCGGGGCTGATGAGATATTCGCGCCGGATGCGGCTGCCCTCGACCACGCTCCAGCCCGCCGCCTTCAGCGCGGGGTCGATCAGTTCGGCTCTGGTCTCGGCTTCGTTCATGCGTAAGGCGTGAACTCGTTGGTGTCCCGTGTGAGCAAACGCATCAGCTTCGGATGAATGAAAAGCTTTTCGCGGCCCACCGGTTTTTCCTCCAGCACGCCGAGTCGGACCAGTTCCTTCAAATAGTTCGAGGCGGTTTGGCGAACGGCTATTTCCTTGGCCGTCACGTTTTGAATCCGGCAATACGGCAGCTCGAAAATCAAGTCCATCAACTCGTGAGTGTAAATCTTCGGCGCGGCTTTGCGCACAAAATCCGTCGTGTGCTTTTGCAGCTTCCGCATCGCCGCGATCTTCGCCACCGTCCAGTGCGCCGTTTCCTCCACACCCTTGAGCATGAACAAAATCCACGCCTCCCATTCATCCGTCTGCGTCACCTCACGCAGCAGCCGGTAATAATCCGCCTTGTGCTGGATGATGTGACGGCTCAGGTAGAGGATCGGCAGCGTCAGCAACCCCTCGCTGATGAAATAAAGGCTGTTCAGCACGCGGCCGGTCAGGCCGTTGCCATCCGTGAACGGATGGATCGCCTCAAACTGATAATGCCCCACCGCCATCCGCACCAGCGGGTCAATGTCCGTCGCCTCGTGCAGAAACTTTTCCCAGTTCGACAGCAGCTCGCGCAATAAATCCTCGCCCACCGGCGGCGTATAGACGACTTCTCCCGCCGCCCGCGCCAGCGCCGTGCCCGGCATCGTCCGCACCCGCATCGGCTTGCCTTTGATGCGGCTGCAAATCTCCTCCGCCGTGCGTGTGGCCAGCGGACGATTCTTCAGCGACTGAAATCCCTCCAGCAGCGCCTGACCGTAACGCAGCGCCTCTCGCGTCGCCGCGTCGGCGCTCTCGTCCATCTCGCGGAATTGGAACAGCCGATCCGTCGTCGTGATGATGTTTTCGATGGCTGAACTCGCCTGCGCTTCCAGCAGCGGCAGTGTATTGATGAGCACGCTTTGGTTCGGGATCAATTCCCCCGCCTGCTTCAATTCCGACAACGCCGCCCGTGCCCGGATGCACTGTTTGAGGATCGCCTTCGTTTCCAGCTCGGGCTTGGGTGGCAGCGGCGGCAGCGCGTTGAATGGCTCTTGCGGACGCCACACCGCCAATGGTTTTGAGGATTTTCGCGCGGGAGCCATGCCCGGAGTTTATGTCGCCCATTTTAACACGTCAAAGGAATGCGTTAAAAGTCAGGCCGCATTTTAACACGTTCCAGCCGCCGGTCAAAACCGGCGACACGTCGAAATGGCGGGTGAATTTCGACACGTTTTGGCGATGTGTCGAAACCGGCGACACGTCGGGAATTTACCCAAGCGGGGTTGTGGCGATGGACCGCGGGCAAGACGCAACCTCGTTGGGGTTGGGGGAAATGACGGGGGCGTGACCCAGGGTAGCGCGTCCCGCGCAACCCTGGGCTGAAGGATGCAATCCCGTTGGGATTGAAAACGGTGCGCGCGGGTTTATCTCACAGTTCCCCGCTGAAGGCTTGGTGCAGGTGCGACTTTTTCAACGCCGCCAGCGCCGCCTGCTTTTGTGGCCGTGTCAGCCGTTGGGTTTCGATTTCGTTCATGGGTTCAGCCTCCACAACGTGCCGTTCAGCACCGCCGCAAAACTCACCCACGCGAGATACGGCACCAGCAGCCACGCCGCGGGGCGCTGCACTTGCCAGAAAAGCGCGATGGTCCACGCGATGGCCAGCCACAGCAGAATGATTTCCGCAAACGCCAGGCCGGAACGACGCAGACCGAAGAAAATCGGCGTCCACGCGGTATTGAGCGCGAGTTGCACAAGGAAGGGCACCAGCGAGCGGCGCTGCGAGATGAACCCGCCGCGTTTCCACACCATCCACGCCGCCACCGCCATCATCGTATAGAGCGTTGTCCAGACCGGGCCGAACACCCAGCTCGGGGGATTCCACGACGGCTTCCGTAGCGTGGCATACCATTCGCCCGGCATGAACAGCGCCCCGGTTGCCGCGGCGCTGAAACAAAGCGCCAGCCAGCCCGCCAAGGCGAAGCCGGCCCGGAAGCCGGTCATACGGTGTTCCGGGTTGCTGCCCTTGGTGTTTGCCTTCTCGTTCATTTCTGATGGTTTCCGGCGACGCCAAACCGAGCCCGCAGCGACTCCTGACGGAACGTAAAAATCTTCTCTATATCCCGCCGCACAAAGAGCGGATGCGCGATGAAATCAAAGGGCACGGCGTAGCGCACCACATCCCGGGCCAGCGTCCCGCCATCGTGCGCTTCAAAGACGTGCTCGTGAATCCATTGCCGATACGGCCCTCGCAGTTGCTCATCCACAAAGCGGTGCGGCGGTTGCCATTCCCGGATGAGCGTGCGCCAGCGCATGGGCAGGCCGCGCACGCGTATTTGGTAATCAATCAGCGCCCCCGCTCGCATTTCGATGGGACGCGGCGTCAGGATGCCAAAATGCAGCCAAGGCGGCGTGATCGCATCCAGATTGCCCGCGTCCGCAAAGAATGGAAACAACTCCTCCGGCGGCAGCGGCAACCATAGTTCGCATTGGAATTCGTGAATCGTCATGCGCGCTTCTCCGCCGAGGTCGCAATGGCGCGCAGCATGCCCGCAAAAACAAGTTGGTGCAAAGGCCAGACGGCATACCAGTAAGCCAGCCCCAACAGCCCGAGCGGATCGAACGTCGCGGTTTGGCGCAGGCTCGCGTTGCCGCCGTCCGGCTGCACCTCGAATTCCAGCCACGCGCGCCCGGGCAGTTTCATCTCGGCAGCCAAGCGTAACTGCCGGCCCGCCTCTATACTTTCGACACGCCAGCAATCCAGCGTGTCGCCCGCTCGCAAACGTTCCGGATCACGACGCCCCCGGCGCATCCCGACTCCGCCCAGCAAGAGATCCAGCCAGCCGCGCAAAGTCCAGAGCCAGTTCGCATAATACCAGCCCGTCGCACCGCCGATGCGCTCCACGGCGGCGAAGACGGCAGCGGGCTCAGCCGTCACCGCCATCGAACGCGAGTCCACCAACCGATTGCCAAATCGCGTCCCGCCCCACTGCTCGGGTGTGCCGGCGGCCGACAACGCGTCCGACCACCGGGTCACTGCATAGCTTGAGTCCTCGTTTCGGAGCGCGCTCGCAATCGCCCCCCGCACGCCAATCGGTCGGATGGCAAAGCGGCGTTGCGCCGAATCGTCTCGCACCACCGTGGGGTGACGCAGGCTGTCAATCAACTTGCGTCCGACCCGCGCATACAGGGGCGTCACCAGGCCCAGCCACAGGCTGGAAAGCCGGGGCGTCAACAGGGGCACGGGAATCATCCATCGCCGCAGCCCGCGTTGGTGCGCGTATTCGCGCATCAGATCGCCATAAGAAACTTGGTCTGGCCCGCCGATCTCGATAGTCAGGCTGCGATGGCCGGTTTCAACCTCCAGGGCCGCCCGCAAATAGGCGAGCACATCACCGATGGCGATGGGCTGCGCCGTGACCCGCACCCAGCGTGGCGTCACCATCACCGGCAATCGCTCGACGAGCGCACGGATCATCTCAAACGACAGGCTGCCTGAACCGATGATGATGGAAGCCCGGAGTTCAACCACCGGCACGCCGTGGGCACGCAGACGCCCTCCCACCTCGTGCCGGCTGCGCAGGTGCGCCGACAGCTCCGCCTCGTCCTC contains:
- a CDS encoding SDR family oxidoreductase — protein: MPADKLILVTGATGYVGGRLLPLLVQDGCRVRCLARQPDRLSSRVPAGVEVVAGDVLDAASLSAAMQGAEAAYYLVHSMRTTGDFEEQDRLAADNFASAAAAAGVQRIIYLGGLGEDEAELSAHLRSRHEVGGRLRAHGVPVVELRASIIIGSGSLSFEMIRALVERLPVMVTPRWVRVTAQPIAIGDVLAYLRAALEVETGHRSLTIEIGGPDQVSYGDLMREYAHQRGLRRWMIPVPLLTPRLSSLWLGLVTPLYARVGRKLIDSLRHPTVVRDDSAQRRFAIRPIGVRGAIASALRNEDSSYAVTRWSDALSAAGTPEQWGGTRFGNRLVDSRSMAVTAEPAAVFAAVERIGGATGWYYANWLWTLRGWLDLLLGGVGMRRGRRDPERLRAGDTLDCWRVESIEAGRQLRLAAEMKLPGRAWLEFEVQPDGGNASLRQTATFDPLGLLGLAYWYAVWPLHQLVFAGMLRAIATSAEKRA
- a CDS encoding Fic family protein encodes the protein MAPARKSSKPLAVWRPQEPFNALPPLPPKPELETKAILKQCIRARAALSELKQAGELIPNQSVLINTLPLLEAQASSAIENIITTTDRLFQFREMDESADAATREALRYGQALLEGFQSLKNRPLATRTAEEICSRIKGKPMRVRTMPGTALARAAGEVVYTPPVGEDLLRELLSNWEKFLHEATDIDPLVRMAVGHYQFEAIHPFTDGNGLTGRVLNSLYFISEGLLTLPILYLSRHIIQHKADYYRLLREVTQTDEWEAWILFMLKGVEETAHWTVAKIAAMRKLQKHTTDFVRKAAPKIYTHELMDLIFELPYCRIQNVTAKEIAVRQTASNYLKELVRLGVLEEKPVGREKLFIHPKLMRLLTRDTNEFTPYA
- a CDS encoding tryptophan-rich sensory protein; protein product: MTGFRAGFALAGWLALCFSAAATGALFMPGEWYATLRKPSWNPPSWVFGPVWTTLYTMMAVAAWMVWKRGGFISQRRSLVPFLVQLALNTAWTPIFFGLRRSGLAFAEIILLWLAIAWTIALFWQVQRPAAWLLVPYLAWVSFAAVLNGTLWRLNP
- a CDS encoding SRPBCC family protein; protein product: MTIHEFQCELWLPLPPEELFPFFADAGNLDAITPPWLHFGILTPRPIEMRAGALIDYQIRVRGLPMRWRTLIREWQPPHRFVDEQLRGPYRQWIHEHVFEAHDGGTLARDVVRYAVPFDFIAHPLFVRRDIEKIFTFRQESLRARFGVAGNHQK
- a CDS encoding S9 family peptidase, which gives rise to MKAGLWKGKYASVNHHEYFAEGVQSWFDDNRENDHDHNHVNTRAELLEYDAGLAALCREVFGDTVLKYTKPATRLRDHLEGYDPTKAPKFEWPERLQQAKAAIRRQAEERSRTGATVSPRAQTATNDPSLLTVERIFAAGEFREEKPASIRWSRRTSDYFTLEAPAAAGPGRDLLRNDPATGRKAVVVPAGAFIPEGRTRPLSIEAFEFSADESKLLLHTDSQRVWRRNTRGDYWVLDVATRALRRLGGDAAPSTLMFAKFSPDGSRVTYVRENNLYVQELRRMRITALTSDGSATRINGTSDWVNEEELDIRDGFRWSPDGRSIAFWQFDLSGVRQFHLIDNTAGNYPKITSFPYPKVGETNSATRLGVVAATGSKARWLQIPGDPREHYLPHLEWTPDGAHLVLQQFNRLQNTNLVMVANPKTGATRVALRETDPAWVDNLNPFRWTGSAGSFVWLSERDGWRHAYLAGLNGQGFSRITGGSFDVIETEALDDTGGWLYYAASPENPTQRYLFRTRLTGGPAERLTPEGQPGWHTYDLSPDCQWAVHTYSTFTTPPVVELVSLPDHKVARVLADNRTLREKLSALKKPSTEFLKIDIGENVSLDAWRIRPPELDPVGKHPLFIYVYGEPAGATVKDSWSGRTTLWHWMLAQQGYLVASVDNRGTATPRGRDWRRSVHRQIGILATLDQAAAVRSMLQRWPEADARRVGVWGWSGGGSMSLNAIFRYPDLYSTAIAVAPNANQLLYDTIYQERYMGLPGDNAEGYRDGSPLTHARHLRGSLLVVHGTGDDNGHYQGTEMLMNELIARNKPFTVLPYPNRSHGISEGANTVRHFYGTLTRYLHEHLPVGGLTDLRQKEVGRKN
- a CDS encoding Fic family protein translates to MSYQPQFTITTGLLARVEGIAALRERIQNATVQVPWIPTLQKDTRARNTHSSTAIEGNPLTLEEVRALEEGATVAAPARARREVLNYFAALRHVEKQAGKKRLTHEDIFRLHAIIAGAVMDQGEAGRYRTMRVRVGQFVPPSPEEVSGLMFELLEWWNKDAPGISPVLSSAIVHYQFEAIHPFADGNGRTGRALALWELYRRGFDSHHLFAVDEFYWEDRPRYYAALDAVRREGDDLTSWLEYCAEGLQQTLERVWERMGQLSVTSARAKLVLRPRQEQLLKLLGQRGGLTPSELWAALKVSKQGAMDLLRPLVKAGLVKRVGTLKTGRYVLK
- a CDS encoding restriction endonuclease subunit R; translation: MYVLVCADGSFYTGSTRDLRLRLEQHKAGEGAEHAGARLPVKLIYYETFDRIDQAFAREKQVQGWSRAKKLALIKGEVRELQRLSRAASVPEPVEGYFGEYPPDFFDFIIIDECHRGGANDESNWRGIMEYFAPAVQLGLTATPKRKDNVDTYRYFGEPVFIYSLKDGINDGYLTPFKVKQIQTTLDTYYYTPDDTVVEGQVEAGKLYEEADFNRNIEIRERERKRVEIFMSQIDQNEKTLVFCATQSHALLMRDLINQMKRSSDPNYCQRVTANDGEIGEQHLRDFQDNEKTIPTILTTSQKLSTGVDARNIRNIVLMRPVNSMIEFKQIIGRGTRLFDGKDFFTIYDFVKAHQHFLDPEWDGEPLEPDPTEPCATCGQSPCVCVKPPPGPCEVCGQSPCVCPKEPCPKCGQRPCVCRKKAKVKLADGKERNIQHMTCTSFWHPDGTPMTSQQFMEMLFGKLPEFFHNEEELRAIWSAPDTRKKLLLGLAERGFGQEQLVEMQKIIDAEASDLFDVLAHVAYSKAPLTREVRAAHARVYINTQFNAKQQAFLDFVLQHYVTVGVEELDQEKLTPLLRLKYHAIADAVSDLGQPAEIGKVFAGFQKYLYADKVA
- a CDS encoding M48 family metallopeptidase gives rise to the protein MTEALFQYHLRVSPRARNIRLRVTMQRGLEVVVPRGYDSAKIPALLARKKHWIRSAMEQAESRRKFFEPEPVWRLPTEIKLAAIGLDWHVLQRETDVPWVAVREIGPSTLLVFGKVADERRCRAALNRWLMRETRKHLVPRLEELSRRTGLRLKRLMVKKQKTRWASCSRHRTISLNAKLLFLPSELVDYVIVHELCHLSEMNHSQHFWQLVRHHCPDFQKRDTQLREMWKRLHRWAS